In Dehalococcoidia bacterium, the sequence CGCCCACCGGTCGGAACACCCCCGGGCTTGAGGAAGTGGTGACGTCCAGGGTAACCCGATCCTCATGAAGCACCCCCAGCACATCGGAGAGATACTTGCTGTTAAAGGCAATCTTGACCTCTTCCCCCTCCACAGTGGCATCTACCTCACCGATGTTGTCCCCAACCTCCTCAGTGCGAGCAGAGAGCACGATCTTTCCTGGTGTTAGCTCCTCGCCAGGGACTACCTGGAGACGCACAATGGCGCTCCCCTCGCGAGCGAAGATAGCAGCGGGTTTCGTTGCCCTGGTGAATTCGGCAAGACTCACCTCGGCTCGTGTAGTATAGCCCTCCGGGATGAGCTGATTATAATTGGGGAAGGTCCGCTGTATAAGTTGCGATACCATCTCCACATCCTTTAGACGAAAGAGCACCTGGCTCCTATTGGGGTTGATGGTTAGCTCAACCGGCTCCTCCTGATCGGTGATAAGGCGCTGAAGCTCGCTTAGGGCACGCGCCGGGATTATTATCTCGATTCGCTCCGCCACAGGCTCCGCCAGGGGCGCCTTATGCACCGCAAGCCTGAAGCCATCGGCAGCGGCCAGTGTAAGTGTATTGCCATCGAACGCACTGTGAATGCCGGTAAGCACCGGCCGCGTTTCCTCGGTAGCTGCAGCAAAAACCACCTGGGCTATCGCCAGTCGAAGCGCCTCGGGATCGATCCTTGTCGTCACCCCCTCCCCTATCGTTGGTATCGGGGGGAACTCATCAGCATCTACACCGTTAATGCGCCCCTCAAAGCGAGTGCACTTAAGCTCCATGGTGTTGGTCCCTTGCGAAAGGTTAATCTCGATCTTGTCATTGGGCAAGGAGTTGACAAAGTCGGTGAGAAGTCGTGCCGGGATGGTGATCGCACCCTTCTCTTCCACCTTGGCACCCAGCCAGCAACTGATCGCGATCTCCAGATTGGTAGCCGCCAGCTTGAGGCGGGACTTTTCGGTGACCAAAAGAATGTTACTTGTGATCGGCAGGGTTGTCCTGGTGGCCACCGCTCTCCCCACAATGCCCAAGCCCTTACTAAGATTCTCCTGAAGACATGTTAACTTCATACTCACCCCCAGATAAAGTAGCAGTAGTATACACTAAATTAAGAATAAGCTCAAGTCACTATTATATTCACCAGCCTTTTAGCCACGTATATTACCCTGGCAACCTCCCTATCCATGAGATATGCTTTTATCCGCTCCCTGTCGAGCGCCAGCTCCTGAGCCTCCTCCCTGGTTATGGTGACCGGAACCGTGACCCGATCGCG encodes:
- the dnaN gene encoding DNA polymerase III subunit beta, which translates into the protein MKLTCLQENLSKGLGIVGRAVATRTTLPITSNILLVTEKSRLKLAATNLEIAISCWLGAKVEEKGAITIPARLLTDFVNSLPNDKIEINLSQGTNTMELKCTRFEGRINGVDADEFPPIPTIGEGVTTRIDPEALRLAIAQVVFAAATEETRPVLTGIHSAFDGNTLTLAAADGFRLAVHKAPLAEPVAERIEIIIPARALSELQRLITDQEEPVELTINPNRSQVLFRLKDVEMVSQLIQRTFPNYNQLIPEGYTTRAEVSLAEFTRATKPAAIFAREGSAIVRLQVVPGEELTPGKIVLSARTEEVGDNIGEVDATVEGEEVKIAFNSKYLSDVLGVLHEDRVTLDVTTSSSPGVFRPVGVENYTHVIMPMFVQW